A single region of the Gossypium arboreum isolate Shixiya-1 chromosome 12, ASM2569848v2, whole genome shotgun sequence genome encodes:
- the LOC108477833 gene encoding cytochrome P450 78A5, producing MSLELGFLALRSPLLSFEAFLWAVLLVGTVAFWFSPGGIAWARFRSKASFAIPGPLGFPFLGLLTVFTGSTPHRALSKLAKTLNAVKLMAFSVGCTRFVISSDPETARDILNNSAFADRPVKESAYELLFHRAMGFAPYGDYWRDLRRISATHLFSPKRIAGFEGLRREIGIKMGEEIKCSMESKGEVFIRRVLHLGSLSSVMATVFGKRYDFENPGLEGLQLEELVSEGYELLGIFNWSDHFPLLGLLDFQGVRKRCRILASKVNVFVSNIIEEHALKRVNGGLEDDGNKVGDFVDVLLDLEKHEKLNNSDMIAVLWEMIFRGTDTVAILLEWILARIVLHPEIQAKAQAEIDAVVEGSKQVSDSDIHNMPYLQAIVKETLRVHPPGPLLSWARLAIHDVHVGDLLVPAGTTAMVNMWAITHNEDVWEDAVKFRPERFMEEEVSVMGSDLRVAPFGSGRRVCPGKAMGLATVHLWLVQLLKGFKWVPCEDGEVDLTEHLKLSMEMKKPLVCKAIPRPC from the exons ATGTCCCTGGAACTTGGTTTTCTGGCGCTTCGATCTCCTTTGTTGAGCTTCGAAGCATTTCTCTGGGCTGTTCTTTTGGTGGGAACCGTTGCCTTTTGGTTTTCTCCTGGGGGGATTGCATGGGCTCGCTTCAGGTCTAAGGCCAGTTTTGCAATCCCTGGTCCTCTGGGCTTCCCATTCCTCGGCTTGCTCACTGTATTCACTGGCTCCACCCCTCATCGAGCCCTGTCTAAACTGGCTAAAACCCTTAACGCAGTGAAGTTGATGGCTTTCTCTGTGGGATGCACTCGGTTTGTCATTTCCAGTGACCCTGAAACTGCAAGGGATATTCTCAACAACTCAGCTTTTGCTGATAGGCCCGTGAAGGAGTCTGCCTACGAGCTTTTGTTTCACAGAGCAATGGGGTTTGCTCCGTATGGTGATTACTGGAGGGATTTGAGACGAATCTCAGCCACCCATTTATTCAGTCCCAAGAGGATCGCTGGCTTCGAAGGATTAAGGCGTGAGATTGGTATCAAAATGGGGGAGGAGATAAAGTGTTCGATGGAATCAAAAGGTGAGGTTTTCATAAGGAGGGTACTTCATTTGGGATCGTTGAGCTCAGTGATGGCAACCGTCTTTGGTAAAAGATACGACTTTGAGAACCCTGGATTAGAAGGGCTACAACTTGAGGAGCTAGTGAGTGAAGGGTACGAGTTGTTGGGGATATTCAATTGGAGCGATCATTTCCCTCTTCTTGGCTTGCTTGATTTCCAAGGAGTGAGGAAAAGATGTAGGATTTTGGCTTCGAAAGTTAATGTTTTTGTCAGTAATATCATCGAAGAACATGCATTAAAAAGGGTTAATGGTGGCTTGGAAGATGATGGCAATAAAGTTGGGGACTTCGTTGATGTATTGCTTGATTTAGAAAAACATGAAAAACTCAATAACTCTGATATGATTGCTGTTTTATGG GAGATGATCTTCAGGGGGACTGATACGGTGGCAATCTTGCTAGAATGGATCCTAGCGAGGATCGTTTTACACCCAGAAATCCAAGCCAAGGCTCAGGCCGAGATCGATGCTGTTGTTGAAGGATCCAAGCAGGTGTCAGATTCTGACATTCATAACATGCCTTACCTTCAAGCCATTGTGAAGGAGACTCTTCGGGTGCACCCACCGGGACCTCTTCTTTCATGGGCTCGCCTTGCAATCCACGACGTTCACGTTGGCGATCTTTTGGTTCCAGCAGGCACCACAGCAATGGTGAACATGTGGGCAATCACTCATAACGAAGACGTTTGGGAAGATGCTGTAAAATTCAGACCGGAGCGGTTCATGGAAGAAGAAGTGAGTGTTATGGGGTCTGATCTGAGGGTGGCTCCCTTTGGGTCAGGTAGGAGGGTGTGCCCGGGGAAAGCCATGGGTCTGGCGACGGTTCATCTATGGTTGGTTCAGTTACTTAAAGGATTCAAATGGGTTCCTTGTGAGGATGGAGAAGTGGACTTGACTGAACATTTGAAACTCTCCATGGAAATGAAGAAGCCTTTGGTTTGCAAGGCCATACCAAGGCCTTGTTGA